Proteins co-encoded in one Dehalogenimonas sp. WBC-2 genomic window:
- a CDS encoding rhodanese-like protein (protein containing rhodanese-like domain), with amino-acid sequence MALWVMGCANNSSTTTSTGQIIEEVTVTEAYNLIQDNSDKAAFFILDVRTPSEFASGHIEGSILIDFNASNFRTEVDKLDKSKRYLVYCRTSNRSGQAVSIMKDLGFKEVYDVDGGIVAWEAAGLPIVT; translated from the coding sequence ATGGCCCTTTGGGTGATGGGTTGTGCTAATAATTCTAGCACGACGACGTCAACTGGGCAGATTATCGAAGAAGTCACCGTTACAGAGGCGTACAATCTTATTCAGGATAATAGTGACAAAGCTGCCTTTTTCATACTGGATGTGCGAACCCCCAGTGAATTTGCCTCAGGGCATATTGAGGGATCGATACTGATAGATTTTAATGCCTCTAACTTCAGGACAGAAGTGGATAAGTTGGATAAGAGCAAACGTTACCTGGTGTATTGCCGTACCAGTAACCGATCCGGCCAGGCAGTAAGTATCATGAAAGACCTGGGATTCAAAGAGGTTTATGATGTGGACGGCGGTATCGTGGCCTGGGAGGCGGCGGGTTTGCCGATAGTCACCTAA